In a single window of the Leptospira sanjuanensis genome:
- a CDS encoding 6-carboxytetrahydropterin synthase encodes MFFEESGRFYIRIEERFESSHFLYKYFPDGSDEPIHGHSWKVELYLSGKRNIGEDGISFDFLTSKQKLKELVGKLDHILINDLEEFKTINPTSENIARWFYHYLKENVHSAGGKVDRIVIHEGPENLAYFEPIE; translated from the coding sequence ATGTTTTTTGAAGAATCAGGAAGATTTTACATTCGAATCGAGGAACGTTTCGAATCCTCTCATTTTCTCTATAAATATTTCCCCGATGGTTCGGACGAGCCGATCCACGGACATTCCTGGAAAGTCGAGTTATACCTTTCGGGGAAAAGGAATATCGGAGAGGACGGGATCAGCTTCGACTTCCTTACTTCCAAACAAAAGCTCAAAGAGCTGGTCGGAAAGTTAGACCACATTCTCATCAACGATTTGGAAGAATTTAAAACGATCAATCCGACATCCGAAAATATCGCCCGATGGTTTTATCATTATCTCAAAGAAAACGTACATTCGGCAGGCGGCAAAGTCGACCGGATTGTCATCCACGAAGGTCCCGAGAACCTAGCCTATTTCGAGCCGATCGAGTGA
- a CDS encoding DUF1858 domain-containing protein: MTEVVKPRFYKEMTVGEAMAVHPEAGLVFSSYHLGGCSHCSINELETIEQVCMGYGVEVDVLIESLNNLLEDSED; the protein is encoded by the coding sequence ATGACAGAAGTGGTCAAGCCAAGATTTTATAAGGAAATGACTGTAGGTGAGGCTATGGCTGTTCACCCGGAAGCGGGGCTCGTTTTTTCAAGCTACCATTTAGGCGGTTGCTCGCACTGCTCCATCAACGAACTGGAAACGATCGAGCAAGTTTGTATGGGGTACGGTGTGGAAGTCGACGTATTGATTGAAAGCCTGAACAATCTTCTCGAAGATTCGGAAGACTAA
- the rodA gene encoding rod shape-determining protein RodA: MKPDKSIEKIDYFLVISVVIVVLCSVLTLYSQEVNFEDGPGKWYRQLFYFIIGLVIMYFVSRVNYQLLGAYAVVIYVFTVFLLMITLIPGIGHLPSGRGARSWLKIGPIGIQASEFAKLSTVILLGQFMVLKEKDMKNLVVLSIPFVIVIVPMIFILLQPDFGTAVSFLPILFTMLFLGGADILHIGSLLAFGGITLMVPMFVEYSRLTLINDISDFLQRTGKTDLLSVVNRLGGKIWLALDGKDLKAANLTPKTLNALKEVVDQVVEVEGGFFFKILSNQKLLLTFGAIFLIASLVMVGIRIARGSRTLRQYYIPLGILGISLISAVVVMKTVPFRENQVVRLTAFLNPEEFKQGAGYQLRASKPAVGSGRFFGKGLMNAEMTEGRIPHVPESSTDFIFASWAEQTGFLGSVFLLFFLFSIPLRGLQISYESKDRFGSLLASGIVALLFYHMAINIGIVIGLMPVTGIPLSFMSYGGSHLIMSMTAVGIILSIKSRKHAN; encoded by the coding sequence TTGAAGCCAGATAAGTCCATTGAAAAGATCGATTACTTTTTGGTGATCTCCGTCGTAATCGTCGTCCTTTGCAGCGTTTTGACTTTGTACAGTCAGGAAGTCAATTTCGAGGACGGACCCGGGAAGTGGTATCGTCAGCTTTTTTACTTCATCATCGGTCTTGTGATCATGTATTTCGTATCCCGAGTCAACTATCAGTTGTTAGGCGCTTACGCCGTAGTGATTTACGTCTTTACCGTCTTTTTACTGATGATCACTTTGATACCGGGGATCGGGCATCTTCCATCGGGAAGAGGGGCGCGTTCTTGGCTTAAGATAGGACCGATCGGGATTCAGGCCTCCGAGTTTGCGAAGTTGTCCACGGTGATTCTTCTCGGTCAGTTTATGGTCTTAAAAGAGAAGGACATGAAAAATCTCGTGGTTCTTTCGATTCCATTCGTGATCGTGATCGTACCGATGATCTTCATTCTATTGCAGCCGGACTTTGGGACCGCGGTTTCGTTTCTGCCGATTCTTTTTACGATGCTCTTTCTCGGCGGAGCGGACATTCTCCATATAGGATCCTTGCTTGCGTTCGGAGGAATCACGTTGATGGTTCCTATGTTCGTCGAGTATTCCAGACTAACTTTGATAAACGACATCTCCGACTTTCTGCAAAGAACCGGAAAGACGGATCTTTTATCCGTGGTCAACAGACTCGGAGGAAAGATTTGGCTCGCTCTCGACGGAAAGGATCTAAAAGCGGCGAACCTCACTCCGAAGACGCTCAACGCGTTGAAGGAAGTGGTCGATCAAGTCGTCGAAGTGGAGGGCGGATTTTTCTTTAAGATTCTATCCAATCAAAAACTTCTTTTGACGTTCGGAGCGATCTTTTTGATCGCGAGTCTCGTGATGGTGGGAATCAGAATCGCGAGAGGAAGCAGAACATTACGACAATATTATATTCCCCTCGGGATTCTGGGGATCAGTCTGATCTCGGCGGTCGTCGTGATGAAGACGGTTCCGTTCCGTGAAAATCAGGTCGTTCGTTTGACGGCCTTTTTAAATCCGGAAGAATTCAAACAAGGCGCCGGTTATCAATTGCGCGCGTCCAAACCCGCTGTCGGATCCGGAAGATTTTTCGGTAAAGGTTTGATGAACGCAGAGATGACGGAGGGAAGAATTCCTCACGTTCCCGAATCCAGCACGGACTTTATCTTCGCCTCTTGGGCGGAACAAACCGGATTTTTAGGTTCGGTGTTTTTGTTGTTCTTTTTATTTTCGATTCCGTTGCGTGGACTTCAGATCAGTTACGAAAGTAAGGATCGATTCGGATCTCTTCTCGCATCGGGGATCGTCGCGCTTCTTTTCTATCACATGGCGATCAATATCGGAATCGTGATCGGTCTTATGCCTGTCACGGGAATTCCGCTGTCGTTTATGAGTTACGGAGGGTCGCACTTGATCATGTCCATGACCGCGGTCGGAATCATTCTTTCCATCAAGAGTAGAAAACACGCGAACTAA
- the mrdA gene encoding penicillin-binding protein 2: MLGGAQSASEYRLERSFRLRLYIFSGLVVFTLASFIFQLFNLQIFNGTDNALKAEKFVRKSEIMPAARGQMFDRNFLTPETSMALVSNYSSLDAVLNTSLFKYDPAATKAFIHEFARTLSIPISYYEDELIEPRFSRNLKSKKPIVLLEGITTAQQERISVFDNISKYIILLPSPRRIYKMGPALAHVTGYIGKPTRDDLVAGEIKSYQYLGKNGLELEYDSELRGVDGFRIQKRSSEGNIEEERVVEHSSPGNNLILTIDKDIQIAAHKALKGSRGTAIAIKVATGEILAMASNPSYDPNILSGKNKADRTGHFKRVKDNGGFLNLAIQSKFPPASTYKTLVALAALESQHKIGYTPETSYSCNGSFVLKSTFAGVPDQVFLCWEKGGHGTNDLAHALQKSCSVYFYNLGYKLGSDAILNYSRLFGLENKSKVDLPGEITGFVPSSAWKKRTYGTKWFDGDTINLSIGQGFISSTPMGMALFYMGLLNRGQIYQPYVVSEIRDPVDNSIINRTTPQILRDIPINQSSVEAIKEGLKLVVKSGTAAYVLNKPFLPDIAGKTGTAQTRRRGASGSNHAWFVGYAPANAPASEQVLIVVFVEYGVGGAAGAAPVAREMFHAAFPPGTFKKSQDVAAPPSLPSTGQEGTLEAR, encoded by the coding sequence TTGTTAGGCGGAGCTCAGTCTGCGTCGGAATACCGTCTTGAAAGAAGTTTCCGTCTTCGCCTTTATATCTTTTCGGGTCTCGTAGTATTTACGCTCGCGTCGTTTATCTTTCAGCTTTTCAATCTGCAGATCTTCAACGGAACGGACAACGCGCTCAAAGCCGAAAAGTTCGTTCGTAAGAGCGAGATTATGCCCGCAGCCCGCGGTCAGATGTTCGATCGGAACTTTCTTACGCCGGAAACTTCGATGGCATTGGTTTCGAACTATTCTTCCTTGGATGCGGTATTAAACACTTCCTTATTCAAATACGATCCCGCCGCGACGAAAGCGTTTATTCACGAGTTTGCGAGAACTCTTTCGATTCCGATTTCGTATTACGAAGACGAACTGATCGAACCTCGTTTTTCGAGAAATCTCAAATCCAAAAAACCGATCGTTTTGCTCGAAGGAATCACCACCGCTCAACAGGAAAGAATATCAGTATTCGATAATATATCAAAATATATCATTCTGCTTCCTTCTCCGAGAAGGATCTACAAAATGGGACCGGCTCTTGCGCACGTCACCGGTTATATCGGAAAGCCGACAAGGGACGATCTCGTGGCCGGAGAAATCAAGTCGTATCAATATCTCGGAAAGAACGGACTCGAATTGGAATACGATTCCGAACTCAGGGGTGTGGACGGATTTCGAATTCAAAAACGAAGCTCCGAAGGGAACATCGAAGAAGAACGTGTTGTGGAACATTCCTCTCCCGGCAATAATTTAATTCTTACCATCGATAAGGACATTCAGATCGCAGCACACAAAGCGCTCAAAGGAAGCAGAGGAACCGCGATCGCGATCAAGGTCGCCACAGGCGAAATTCTCGCGATGGCTTCCAATCCGAGTTACGATCCGAATATCCTTTCGGGTAAGAACAAAGCGGATCGAACCGGACATTTCAAACGCGTAAAGGACAACGGAGGTTTTTTGAATCTCGCGATTCAATCCAAGTTTCCTCCCGCGTCGACCTACAAGACGTTAGTCGCTCTTGCCGCGCTCGAAAGCCAGCACAAGATCGGTTATACTCCGGAAACTTCGTATTCCTGCAACGGAAGTTTCGTTCTAAAGTCCACGTTTGCGGGAGTTCCCGATCAGGTCTTTCTATGTTGGGAAAAAGGCGGTCACGGAACCAACGATCTCGCACACGCGCTTCAGAAATCCTGTTCGGTTTATTTTTACAATCTCGGATATAAACTCGGTTCCGATGCCATCTTAAATTATTCCCGTCTTTTCGGATTGGAAAACAAATCCAAGGTCGATCTTCCGGGCGAGATCACCGGCTTCGTTCCTTCCTCCGCTTGGAAGAAGAGAACATACGGAACGAAGTGGTTCGACGGGGACACGATCAACTTGTCGATCGGTCAGGGATTTATCTCTTCTACCCCGATGGGGATGGCGCTGTTTTACATGGGACTCCTCAATCGAGGACAGATCTATCAACCGTACGTTGTAAGCGAGATCCGAGATCCGGTCGACAACTCCATCATCAACAGAACGACCCCGCAAATATTAAGAGACATTCCGATCAATCAATCCTCGGTAGAAGCGATCAAAGAAGGATTGAAACTCGTGGTCAAAAGCGGAACCGCCGCCTACGTTTTAAACAAACCGTTCTTACCCGATATCGCGGGAAAAACGGGAACGGCTCAGACAAGAAGAAGAGGGGCGTCCGGTTCCAACCACGCTTGGTTCGTGGGTTACGCGCCCGCAAACGCGCCCGCCAGCGAACAGGTGTTAATCGTTGTGTTCGTGGAATACGGAGTCGGTGGGGCCGCGGGAGCCGCACCGGTTGCGAGAGAAATGTTTCACGCGGCGTTTCCGCCGGGAACATTCAAAAAATCGCAGGATGTAGCGGCTCCGCCTTCATTGCCGTCGACGGGACAGGAGGGAACGCTTGAAGCCAGATAA
- the mreD gene encoding rod shape-determining protein MreD, translating to MILEKLVIAVGILIAHFLNGSNLFEIGSAIKPDFMILLVLFFALRRGPLYGLWIGFFGGLLTDSGLGGEIAAGNVVTYKIGLHSLTFCLIGYLVGKFARSAYHENYLSITIYSLLITFVTRVATYYLFSLFFHENMSYSLFFTSLFNALIAPAFFYALTWIYQLDHMGDA from the coding sequence ATGATCTTAGAAAAACTCGTTATCGCCGTCGGAATTCTAATCGCGCACTTTTTGAACGGCTCGAATCTGTTCGAGATCGGCTCCGCGATCAAACCGGACTTTATGATTCTTCTCGTGCTTTTTTTCGCGCTCCGAAGAGGTCCGCTCTACGGGCTATGGATCGGATTTTTCGGAGGTCTTTTGACGGACTCAGGGTTAGGAGGAGAAATCGCCGCCGGGAACGTGGTTACGTATAAAATCGGACTTCATTCCTTAACGTTTTGTCTGATCGGATATTTGGTCGGGAAATTTGCCCGTTCTGCGTATCACGAGAATTATCTTTCGATCACGATCTATTCTCTTTTGATCACGTTCGTTACGAGAGTCGCGACGTATTATCTTTTCTCGTTGTTCTTTCACGAGAACATGAGTTATTCCTTATTCTTCACTTCTCTTTTTAACGCTCTCATCGCTCCCGCGTTCTTTTACGCGCTAACCTGGATCTATCAATTGGATCACATGGGGGACGCGTAA
- the mreC gene encoding rod shape-determining protein MreC, translated as MLWFQLSRSKETVSLLFCVLFSILSLTFRSNVIVRGIASFQRVGDIVSGSIDSFGGFFKGAYNKLESFETVRKERDSCVAVMEDYKLLPQDLEKANRENDSLRKELRFQSRQKYASIKAEVLSVRLNSIYRTIIIDKGADAGLKPYMPVTARAVDQKGAIIEALVGKVIAVTGGSAVVQPIINSNFNMGVSMPETNLWANLSGNSGRGTEALLNYIDSGIIIDPRVFGEYPMGPSEMIQYTESLSKIGKPVYTSGGGGVFPAGIPVGLITEEGPRNGSFKSAFLKPFVRFEMLESVTIILKLPEKWLETWPEGQNITIENPYFGELNYPGEDRQKENQSKNPLSPNGNKPQTNAPKNPSAAPSEDDLQ; from the coding sequence ATGTTATGGTTTCAGCTCAGCCGAAGTAAAGAGACGGTCTCACTCCTATTTTGCGTTTTATTCTCCATTCTTTCCTTAACGTTCCGAAGCAATGTGATCGTCCGTGGAATCGCCAGCTTTCAAAGAGTGGGCGACATCGTTTCGGGTTCCATCGATTCCTTCGGTGGATTTTTCAAAGGCGCTTATAACAAGTTAGAATCATTTGAAACCGTCCGCAAGGAAAGGGATTCATGCGTTGCGGTCATGGAAGATTACAAACTTCTTCCTCAGGATTTGGAAAAAGCGAACCGCGAAAACGATTCTCTCCGCAAAGAACTCCGCTTTCAAAGCAGACAAAAATACGCGAGCATCAAAGCCGAAGTTTTGTCGGTTCGTTTGAACTCGATTTATAGAACCATCATCATCGATAAGGGCGCGGACGCGGGACTCAAGCCCTACATGCCCGTGACCGCAAGGGCCGTGGATCAAAAGGGCGCGATTATCGAGGCGCTTGTCGGGAAAGTGATCGCCGTCACTGGTGGATCGGCTGTCGTACAACCGATCATCAACTCCAACTTCAACATGGGAGTTTCGATGCCCGAAACGAATCTTTGGGCCAATCTTTCCGGAAACTCGGGAAGGGGAACGGAAGCTCTCTTGAACTATATCGACAGCGGAATCATCATCGATCCGAGAGTCTTCGGAGAATATCCGATGGGACCGAGCGAGATGATCCAATACACGGAGTCCTTGAGTAAAATCGGGAAACCGGTTTATACTTCCGGAGGAGGAGGCGTTTTTCCCGCGGGAATTCCCGTCGGACTTATCACGGAAGAGGGACCCAGAAACGGAAGTTTCAAGAGCGCATTCTTAAAACCGTTTGTCCGTTTCGAGATGCTCGAAAGCGTAACGATCATTCTCAAGCTGCCGGAAAAATGGCTCGAGACTTGGCCGGAAGGACAAAACATCACGATCGAAAATCCGTATTTCGGAGAACTCAATTATCCGGGAGAGGATCGTCAAAAAGAGAATCAATCTAAAAATCCTCTTTCGCCTAACGGCAATAAGCCGCAGACCAACGCGCCTAAAAATCCTTCCGCCGCACCGAGCGAGGACGACTTACAATGA
- a CDS encoding rod shape-determining protein codes for MIFDNLYALFSNDMGIDLGTANTLVHVKGQGIVLSEPSVVAVHAATGKVLAVGQEAKRMLGRTPGEIVAIRPMKDGVIADFETVEKMIRYFIAKVHNRTTFVKPRIVIGVPSGITEVERRAVRESAEQAGAREIFLIEEALAAAIGANIPINEPAGNMIVDIGGGTTEIAVISLGGMVIAESIRTGGDEFDEAIIKYLRNQYNLVVGERTAEDIKLTIGNAYPEKKAETMEVRGRDAISGLPRTLELESNEIRKALKEPTDEILDGIKRVLERTPPELASDIVERGIVLTGGGCLLRGLETYLSKETGVPVFRAENPLTCVVLGTGKYLDELKYIKPGIR; via the coding sequence ATGATATTTGATAATCTCTATGCCCTGTTTTCCAACGATATGGGAATTGACCTGGGGACGGCAAATACTCTGGTGCATGTAAAAGGACAGGGGATTGTTCTTTCCGAACCTTCCGTAGTTGCGGTTCACGCAGCGACCGGTAAGGTTCTCGCAGTAGGGCAGGAAGCAAAGCGTATGTTGGGTAGAACGCCCGGCGAAATCGTGGCAATCCGTCCGATGAAGGACGGGGTAATCGCAGACTTTGAAACCGTCGAAAAAATGATCCGTTATTTTATCGCGAAAGTGCACAACCGCACCACTTTCGTAAAACCGAGAATCGTGATCGGAGTTCCGTCCGGAATTACCGAGGTAGAGCGACGCGCTGTTCGTGAATCTGCGGAACAAGCGGGAGCGAGAGAAATCTTCCTCATCGAAGAAGCGCTTGCGGCTGCCATCGGAGCGAACATCCCGATCAACGAACCTGCCGGAAACATGATCGTGGATATCGGCGGTGGAACCACCGAAATCGCGGTGATCTCTCTCGGGGGAATGGTAATCGCAGAATCCATTCGTACCGGTGGAGACGAGTTCGACGAGGCAATCATTAAATATCTCAGAAACCAATACAACTTGGTTGTCGGGGAAAGAACTGCGGAAGATATCAAACTCACCATAGGAAACGCGTATCCGGAAAAGAAAGCGGAGACGATGGAAGTGCGCGGTCGTGACGCGATCTCCGGTTTACCAAGAACGCTCGAGTTGGAATCCAACGAGATCCGCAAAGCCCTCAAAGAACCGACAGACGAAATCTTAGACGGAATCAAACGAGTTCTGGAAAGAACTCCGCCCGAACTTGCATCCGACATCGTGGAAAGAGGAATCGTTCTTACAGGAGGCGGTTGTCTCCTCCGAGGACTCGAAACGTATCTTTCCAAGGAAACCGGAGTTCCCGTTTTCCGTGCGGAGAACCCGTTGACTTGTGTGGTGCTCGGAACCGGAAAGTATCTCGACGAGTTGAAATACATCAAACCGGGAATCCGTTAA
- a CDS encoding Ppx/GppA phosphatase family protein codes for MVQEKPLAAIDLGTNSFHMIIVRVRANGTFEAIAREKESVRLGNRLQEGGPIDPDSFRRGIDCLKRFKVLAENAGAEIRAVATSALREASNQEEFLEAAYQEAGISIDVVSGYEEARLIYFGILQGIPVFDRKIMMIDIGGGSTEILVGHRGNILFSKSFKLGAIRLTEKFFKEETLSNSDIRKCRLYIEEMLLPFRKILRDLKPDLVVGSSGTIQAIAGMILASRGETEEVPLNNFSFATSEFKKIRNLILEADTSKKRAKIPGLDSKRADIIVGGTLILEEVFDLANVPALTVSDFALREGIIYDAIRKWEHFENTEHSKHLDDIRQTAVHNFMRAFSRDEEYSEHVADLSLQIFDQLKPLHKLGQEQRELLEAASLLHEIGQSISHSAYHKHSYYMIRNSEMLLGFTFSEIEIIALTARYHRKNTPKPKHREFNKLAEKNQTLVSQLSAILRISSALNRNRGGLVPTVTCKIEKNKIRFLLKTSKGYDPTLEIWAAEEQKSAFEETFGYSVEFASAP; via the coding sequence ATGGTTCAGGAAAAACCTCTCGCGGCCATCGACCTAGGCACCAATTCATTCCACATGATCATCGTTCGGGTTCGCGCAAACGGAACCTTCGAAGCCATCGCAAGAGAAAAAGAATCCGTTCGCTTGGGCAATCGACTGCAAGAAGGAGGTCCGATCGACCCGGATTCGTTTCGAAGAGGAATCGATTGTCTGAAACGATTCAAGGTTCTCGCCGAAAACGCGGGAGCCGAAATCAGAGCGGTCGCTACGAGCGCGTTACGAGAGGCTTCCAATCAGGAAGAATTCTTAGAAGCCGCATACCAAGAAGCCGGTATATCCATCGATGTAGTGAGCGGCTATGAAGAAGCCCGTCTGATCTACTTCGGAATTCTTCAGGGCATCCCCGTATTCGACCGCAAGATTATGATGATCGACATCGGCGGAGGAAGCACCGAAATTCTCGTGGGCCACAGAGGAAACATACTCTTCTCCAAAAGTTTCAAGTTAGGAGCCATCCGACTTACCGAAAAATTCTTTAAGGAAGAAACGCTTTCCAACTCCGACATCCGGAAGTGCAGATTGTATATTGAAGAGATGCTTCTTCCCTTCCGCAAAATCCTGCGCGATTTGAAACCCGATTTGGTCGTGGGCTCGTCGGGAACGATCCAAGCGATCGCGGGAATGATTCTCGCGTCCCGGGGAGAAACCGAGGAAGTCCCGCTGAACAACTTCTCCTTTGCAACTTCCGAATTCAAAAAGATCCGCAACCTGATTTTGGAAGCGGACACATCCAAAAAGCGCGCCAAGATCCCGGGACTCGACAGCAAACGCGCGGACATCATCGTGGGCGGAACTCTCATTTTGGAAGAAGTCTTCGATCTCGCGAACGTTCCCGCTTTGACCGTTTCGGATTTTGCGCTTCGGGAAGGAATTATCTACGACGCGATCCGAAAATGGGAACACTTCGAGAACACGGAACATTCCAAACATTTGGATGACATTCGTCAAACCGCGGTTCACAACTTTATGCGCGCCTTTTCCCGGGACGAAGAATATTCCGAGCATGTCGCCGATCTGAGTCTGCAGATTTTCGATCAACTCAAACCGCTGCATAAGCTCGGACAGGAACAACGGGAACTTTTGGAAGCGGCCTCGCTTTTGCACGAGATCGGACAATCGATCTCTCATTCCGCCTATCACAAACACAGTTATTATATGATCCGAAACTCGGAGATGCTCCTCGGCTTTACTTTTTCGGAAATCGAAATCATCGCTTTGACGGCGCGGTATCACAGAAAGAATACTCCGAAACCGAAACACAGGGAGTTCAACAAGCTCGCGGAAAAGAATCAAACCTTGGTGAGTCAGCTTTCCGCAATCTTGAGAATCAGCTCCGCGTTAAACCGAAATCGGGGCGGTCTCGTTCCGACCGTAACTTGCAAGATCGAGAAGAATAAGATCCGTTTTCTGCTCAAGACGAGTAAGGGATACGATCCTACTTTGGAGATTTGGGCCGCGGAAGAACAAAAGTCCGCGTTCGAAGAAACTTTCGGCTACTCGGTGGAATTTGCGTCGGCTCCGTAA
- a CDS encoding DUF1361 domain-containing protein produces MQKNKRRRFYRWNSWDIVTNPLSLYEDMIEILIRIRGNDKLLGILILMSASIFFGYLLVYALTRFSSHLKKNEA; encoded by the coding sequence ATTCAGAAAAATAAGAGGAGAAGATTTTACAGATGGAATTCCTGGGACATCGTAACGAATCCGCTCTCGCTTTACGAAGATATGATCGAAATCCTAATCCGCATCCGAGGAAACGACAAACTATTGGGAATTCTGATTTTAATGTCCGCGTCGATATTTTTCGGTTATCTGCTTGTCTACGCCCTAACTCGTTTTTCGTCGCATTTGAAAAAAAACGAAGCATAA
- a CDS encoding DUF4349 domain-containing protein: MNPKFKLGAWVSAGVFIFLFLFRLVYGYAYGSRSVGAEFQYNAQSAPNGEGSFYKQNIASKKIRYENAGSPPKSVDQKYEKVATIESQSSDLEEDEKKVRELINKSGSIIQNENSSGLKQRKNRVVKLAVGVPPEKFDELVEQFKQIGKILLLTIDKKDKTNEYKDLQAKKESLLKTRNSLNSLKSKGGRIDEFVTLENRILEIEDEIQKLGISLGEFDSENEFCTVLLTLYENKSSDEIGIFHRIKVALEWTIKYYLLLTFSLLFAVLLIHYSFPLLEKIKNLVTKRIP; the protein is encoded by the coding sequence ATGAATCCGAAATTCAAATTAGGAGCTTGGGTTTCCGCGGGCGTTTTTATTTTCTTATTTCTGTTTCGTCTCGTGTACGGATATGCATACGGCTCGAGGAGCGTCGGAGCGGAATTCCAGTACAATGCACAATCGGCTCCGAACGGCGAAGGCTCGTTCTACAAACAAAACATCGCATCCAAAAAAATCCGCTACGAAAACGCGGGATCTCCTCCGAAAAGCGTAGATCAGAAATACGAAAAGGTCGCGACGATCGAATCTCAATCCTCCGATCTCGAGGAAGACGAAAAGAAAGTTCGGGAGTTGATCAACAAAAGCGGATCGATCATTCAGAACGAAAACAGCTCCGGCCTGAAACAAAGAAAAAACCGAGTCGTCAAACTCGCCGTTGGCGTTCCTCCGGAGAAGTTCGACGAACTGGTCGAACAATTCAAACAGATCGGAAAAATACTGTTGTTGACGATCGACAAAAAAGACAAGACGAACGAATATAAGGATTTGCAGGCAAAAAAAGAATCCCTGTTAAAAACGCGGAACTCCTTAAACTCTCTTAAGAGCAAAGGAGGAAGAATCGACGAATTCGTGACCCTCGAAAATCGAATCCTGGAAATCGAAGACGAAATCCAAAAACTCGGAATCAGCTTGGGAGAATTCGATTCCGAAAACGAATTTTGCACCGTCTTACTCACGTTATACGAAAACAAATCCTCGGACGAGATCGGAATTTTCCATCGAATCAAGGTCGCGCTCGAATGGACGATTAAATACTATCTTCTATTGACGTTCTCTTTGTTGTTTGCGGTTTTATTGATCCACTATTCGTTTCCGCTATTGGAAAAAATCAAAAACTTGGTTACGAAAAGAATTCCCTAA
- a CDS encoding DNA alkylation repair protein, with protein sequence MTVDQVMQELKSMGSEAVKKIFINHGAKGEVFGVKVGDLKKIQKKVKKDNELSLQLYKTGNVDAMYLAGLIADEKRIQKKDLQSWVKNAGSPMISECTVAWIAAESKYGWELAKEWIESDKESVASSGWSTLSSLLSIVPDDQIDPKEISKLLKRAETKIHKAQNRVRYCMNGFVIAVGGFYKALSEEALETAKRIGKVEVLMGNTACNVPDAPGYILKMKKMGKIGNKKKMARC encoded by the coding sequence ATGACCGTCGATCAAGTGATGCAAGAATTAAAAAGTATGGGATCGGAAGCCGTCAAAAAAATCTTTATCAATCACGGAGCTAAGGGAGAAGTCTTCGGCGTAAAAGTGGGAGATCTCAAAAAGATCCAAAAGAAAGTCAAAAAGGACAACGAACTTTCCTTGCAGTTATACAAAACGGGAAATGTCGATGCGATGTATCTCGCCGGTCTGATCGCGGATGAAAAACGGATTCAAAAAAAGGATCTTCAAAGTTGGGTAAAGAACGCAGGTTCGCCGATGATCAGCGAATGCACGGTCGCATGGATCGCCGCCGAAAGCAAGTACGGATGGGAACTCGCCAAGGAATGGATCGAGTCCGACAAAGAAAGCGTCGCCTCTTCCGGTTGGAGCACTCTTTCGAGTTTATTATCCATCGTTCCCGACGATCAAATCGATCCGAAAGAAATTTCAAAACTTCTCAAACGAGCGGAAACCAAAATCCATAAGGCTCAGAATCGGGTCCGCTATTGTATGAACGGATTCGTCATCGCAGTGGGCGGCTTTTATAAGGCGCTTTCCGAAGAAGCTCTTGAAACGGCAAAAAGAATCGGCAAAGTCGAAGTGCTGATGGGTAATACGGCGTGTAACGTCCCGGACGCTCCCGGATATATTCTGAAAATGAAGAAGATGGGAAAGATCGGAAACAAGAAAAAGATGGCGCGTTGTTAA